A genomic window from Purpureocillium takamizusanense chromosome 2, complete sequence includes:
- a CDS encoding uncharacterized protein (EggNog:ENOG503P69D) translates to MITASSLSLYSGYYTGVPTQPVKRDKKDPPKSRPFAPPPQATTQRSGPSSTEQLSSASVAQFLDAAADGSPSPERSRNSNKQMKRVSRLHRQHGHRAASSESSSLASVGAMDAIDRPPWEIALESHFIARRTSTRSNDSSSTPSRDRAESVHNFSKNLFHRRGKSKRESSSHSSSASSIYSVDGPADSNGLGTKDSILPTIFSRRKPSRDEAMQKKLQISGPFNFQHVAHRQRKQAAHAAEAAYVVDPTASYPPVPAHGSISMPTAVRGPTAEFHGQYAVSTDAIDDAYNGHYDATTPQQSSFPRQSAPVPAPRRLVKHSRSRERLRKSPPRPPVRPPRSPVEASLVSAVPPVPPRVSSRQSNYPDPHEHDWSTLGDRPQTTFGFRRPQPFPPFSSAEHLPTVTSGYREHSSVAEGGAPSSVLGEALDMAWPLNSPVQGLYDPILSALPDVPEEEEQFRVSRQSRLSLVSNNSSLRGSHSVPMLRSLAELQRPMSGASETLGRSERPVARGVAGSEANQPAGLGLGMSLDGWEDDIDYCYEHEAEADCNYEWGRPSLETARDNGSPPTHSFMDSELGEIRGLGLAQSCPAILSPTPHDLPGLSPASQASAVLGHEAVTPTSNPVVTHNFSLPKGDRKNPRHLELRTGNRASYASSFKESHGFTLSPSLLIPGDYQQQMMIKEAEKHTNLDYDEYHVPLFQAAFFEEGTHPNTRAAPVYQRSSTSTTTTDSTSRSNSTGKRHMSTASSWTTVTRHTASSTSLNKLAGAWTDESEPLPTVTLGDKMQTGDECDPRNAATRDTVPELVGFATTTNSRRVQHKSHASESHVVDEAGPGRSPDFTRMRRGRSRTTSLTTQTPPPVGQYALFPRSYVKANNADQI, encoded by the coding sequence ATGATTActgcctcgtccttgtcttTGTACTCGGGGTACTACACTGGAGTACCCACACAGCCCGTCAAACGAGACAAAAAGGACCCTCCCAAGTCTCGACCatttgctcctcctccacaaGCCACCACCCAGCGCTCTGGTCCGTCCTCCACGGAACAGCTTTCGAGCGCGAGCGTTGCCCAGTTTCTGGATGCAGCAGCCGACGGCTCTCCCTCGCCCGAGAGGTCACGAAACTCGAACAAGCAGATGAAGCGCGTCTCGCGATTACACCGACAGCATGGCCATCGTGCCGCCTCGTCGGAGTCGTCGTCCCTGGCCTCAGTCGGCGCAATGGATGCCATCGACCGGCCGCCATGGGAGATAGCACTGGAGAGCCACTTCATTGCCCGACGAACGTCAACTCGTTCCAATGACAGCAGCAGTACCCCGTCTCGTGACCGTGCTGAGAGCGTTCACAACTTCAGCAAGAACTTGTTCCACCGAAGAGGCAAGTCGAAGCGGGAAAGCAGCTCCCACAGCTCATCTGCAAGCTCGATATACTCGGTTGACGGCCCAGCCGACTCCAACGGCCTTGGGACCAAGGATTCCATCCTACCGACCATTTTCTCTCGTCGAAAGCCCTCCAGAGATGAGGCAATGCAGAAGAAACTGCAAATATCGGGTCCCTTCAACTTTCAGCACGTGGCTCACAGGCAACGAAAGCAGGCTGCACACGCTGCGGAGGCGGCCTACGTGGTAGACCCCACGGCAAGCTATCCTCCCGTCCCAGCCCACGGTTCAATCAGCATGCCTACTGCCGTGAGAGGCCCAACAGCTGAGTTCCACGGCCAATACGCCGTGTCAACGGACGCCATAGATGACGCATATAACGGTCACTACGATGCCACGACGCCACAACAGTCGTCGTTTCCTCGCCAGTCAGCCCCTGTGCCCGCACCTCGACGGCTGGTGAAGCATTCCCGCTCACGAGAGCGTCTTCGCAAGAGTCCACCGCGCCCCCCTGTGCGACCCCCGCGTTCGCCGGTCGAGGCCAGTCTTGTTTCTGCAGTCCCGCCGGTCCCTCCGCGCGTTTCCAGTCGGCAATCCAACTATCCGGACCCTCATGAGCACGACTGGTCGACACTGGGCGATCGCCCTCAGACAACGTTTGGCTTCCGACGCCCGCAGCCGTTCCCTCCTTTTAGCTCCGCAGAACATCTGCCCACCGTCACGTCGGGCTACCGTGAACACAGTTCCGTCGCCGAGGGTGGGGCGCCGTCTTCCGTGCTTGGGGAGGCTCTCGACATGGCTTGGCCGCTGAACTCACCGGTTCAGGGCTTATACGATCCGATTCTATCTGCGTTGCCAGACGTACcggaggaggaagaacaATTTCGAGTATCTCGCCAGTCTCGCCTCAGCCTCGTCAGTAACAATTCATCGCTCCGAGGAAGTCATTCCGTCCCAATGCTGCGGTCGCTTGCCGAGTTGCAAAGGCCGATGAGCGGGGCTTCGGAGACACTAGGCCGATCCGAACGCCCGGTGGCGCGGGGTGTCGCCGGATCGGAAGCCAACCAGCCGGCGGGATTAGGGCTCGGAATGTCTTTGGACGGCTGGGAGGATGACATCGACTACTGCTACGAGCAtgaggcagaggcagacTGCAACTACGAGTGGGGACGGCCGTCACTGGAAACAGCTCGTGACAACGGCTCTCCTCCGACGCATTCCTTCATGGACAGCGAGCTGGGCGAGATTAGAGGCCTGGGTCTGGCGCAATCATGCCCCGCAATTCTCTCCCCGACTCCTCACGACCTGCCCGGCCTCAGTCCTGCTAGTCAGGCTTCGGCCGTACTGGGCCACGAGGCCGTGACGCCCACGTCGAATCCGGTGGTGACGCACAACTTCTCTTTGCCCAAGGGTGACCGAAAGAACCCTCGACACCTGGAGCTGCGGACCGGCAACCGTGCTTCGTACGCATCAAGTTTCAAGGAGTCTCACGGATTCACTCTATCGCCGTCTTTGCTCATTCCTGGCGACTATCAGCAGCAGATGATGATCAAGGAGGCCGAAAAACACACCAATTTGGACTACGACGAATACCACGTCCCGCTCTTCCAGGCGGCTTTCTTCGAGGAGGGCACCCATCCCAACACGAGGGCGGCACCAGTCTATCAGAGGTccagcacgtcgacgactACGACCGACTCTACTTCGCGGTCCAACTCGACCGGGAAGCGGCACATGTCGACAGCTTCCTCGTGGACAACAGTCACGCGCcacacggccagcagcacgtcgCTGAACAAGTTGGCGGGCGCGTGGACCGACGAGTCGGAGCCATTGCCGACAGTCACCTTGGGCGACAAGATGCAAACGGGAGACGAGTGCGACCCGAGAAACGCGGCAACCAGAGATACCGTTCCGGAGCTCGTCGGGttcgccacgacgaccaatTCCAGAAGGGTACAGCATAAGAGCCACGCCAGTGAGTcgcatgtcgtcgacgaagcaGGCCCTGGTCGGTCACCTGACTTCACGCGGATGCGGAGGGGCCGCTCCAGAACCACGAGTCTGACCACCCAGACGCCACCGCCCGTGGGACAATACGCCTTGTTTCCTCGGTCTTATGTCAAGGCGAATAACGCCGATCAGATCTAA
- the POB3 gene encoding FACT complex subunit (EggNog:ENOG503NWB9~COG:B~BUSCO:EOG09261WVT) — protein MTAMESFDSIYLDLSKESGKCRFAETGFGWKPSGGGETFTLDHSNIGGAQWSRASKGYEVRILQRNSGIIQLDGFQQEDYERLSKVFKNWYSTVLESKEHALRGWNWGKAEFSKAELTFSVQNKPAFELPYSEIGNTNLAGRNEVAVEMSLPQDANDTGTDGQGGARGKGKKAGAGRDQLVEMRFYIPGTTTKKEAEGEDGASGDEGEEQNAATLFYDTLIEKAEIGEMAGDTIATFLDVLHLTPRGRFDIDMYEASFRLRGKTYDYKIQYDAIKKFMVLPKPDDMHCMLCIGLDPPLRQGQTRYPFVVMQFKKDEEVTIDLNLEESELQSKYKDKLDAHYEEPLHHVVAKIFRGLANKKISSPAKDFITHRSQYGIKCSIKASEGFLYCLEKAFMFVPKPATYIAYEQTQSVTFSRVGGAVSTLSTFDITVVMKNGAGSSQFSNINREDLKALEAFFKLKGLRVKNEIDEDANMLAAALREQDMDESDDEVVAGKADRGSADEDEESVDEDFRADSDSDVAEEYDSAHESSGSGSASDAESGVDDEDMDDGDDDDAEEEDERPKKKKKTG, from the exons ATGACTGCAAT GGAGAGCTTCGACAGCATCTACCTTGACCTCTCCAAGGAGAGCGGCAAATGTAGGTTTGCCGAGACGGGCTTCGGATGGAAACcatcgggcggcggcgagacctTCACCCTCGATCACAGCAACATCGGAGGCGCGCAATGGAGTCGAGCATCCAAGGGCTACGAGGTTCGCATCCTTCAGCGCAATTCGGGCATCATCCAGCTCGACGGCTTTCAGCAGGAGGACTACGAGCGCCTGAGCAAGGTCTTCAAGAACTGGTACAGCACCGTTCTCGAGTCCAAGGAGCATGCCCTGAGAGGCTGGAACTGGGGCAAGGCCGAGTTCTCCAAGGCCGAGCTCACATTTAGCGTCCAGAACAAGCCCGCGTTCGAGCTGCCCTATTCCGAGATTGGAAACACCAACCTTGCTGGCCGCAACGAGGTCGCTGTCGAAATGTCGCTGCCACAGGACGCCAACGACACTGGTAcggacggccagggcggcgcgcgcggcaaggggaagaaggccGGCGCTGGTAGGGACCAGCTGGTCGAGATGCGCTTCTATATTCCCGGCACCACGaccaagaaggaggccgagggcgaagacggcgctAGCGGCGACGAAGGAGAGGAGCAAAACGCCGCCACTCTCTTCTACGACACTCTGATCGAAAAGGCAGAGATTGGCGAGATGGCGGGCGACACCATCGCTACCTTTCTTGACGTTCTCCACCTCACCCCCAG AGGACGGTTCGATATCGACATGTATGAAGCTTCTTTTCGGCTCCGCGGAAAGACTTACGACTACAAGATCCAGTACGACGCGATTAAGAAGTTCATGGTGTTGCCCAAGCCCGATGACATGCACTGTATGCTGTGTATTGGCCTGGATCCGCCGCTGCGCCAGGGCCAGACTCGGTATCCCTTCGTCGTCATGCAGTTTAAGAAGGACGAAGAGGTGACCATCGATCTCAACCTTGAGGAGAGCGAGCTGCAGAGCAAGTACAAAGACAAGCTGGACGCACACTACGAGGAGCCACTGCACCATGTCGTGGCCAAGATCTTCAGAGGCCTGGCCAACAAGAAGATTTCGTCGCCGGCTAAGGACTTTATCAC CCACCGAAGCCAGTACGGCATCAAGTGCTCCATCAAGGCCAGCGAGGGCTTCCTGTACTGTCTGGAGAAGGCCTTTATGTTCGTCCCCAAGCCGGCGACGTACATTGCCTACGAACAAACGCAGTCCGTGACCTTTTcgcgtgtcggcggcgccgtgtctACACTGTCTACCTTTGACATTACCGTCGTGATGAAGAACGGCGCGGGCTCTTCGCAGTTCAGCAACATTAACCGTGAGGAcctcaaggcgctcgaggccttCTTCAAACTCAAGGGACTGCGCGTTAAGAATGAgatcgacgaggacgccaacatgctcgccgcggcgctgcgcgagcaggacatggacgagtccgacgacgaggttgtGGCCGGTAAGGCCGACCGCGgctccgccgacgaggacgaggagagcgtcGACGAAGACTTccgcgccgacagcgacagcgacgtcgccgaggagtACGACAGTGCTCACGAgagctccggctccggcagcgcgagcgacgccgagagcggcgtcgacgacgaggacatggatgatggcgacgatgacgacgcggaggaggaagacgagcgacccaagaagaagaaaaagacgGGTTAG
- the ATG15 gene encoding Triacylglycerol lipase (SECRETED:SignalP(1-33~SECRETED:cutsite=ASA-DQ~SECRETED:prob=0.4021)~EggNog:ENOG503NWX1~COG:G) produces the protein MTGPGFGCASAGRVTAALLLSFLAAAPPSAASADQHRIVKQDMFLPPSPGFDPRPEPPHPAEHTFTLRHIYHHGTDRHPRLHRKRDVVGRDDSSPRVFLAAEDDYPEHDLTHLKAKSKPHTIERLVDRRPVVVDAMVARARLDGYAAVLDASAWTMDEVPAPDVTDKDTVLSLAYMTANAYVEDEDGADWEEVGEPFNRSADFGWQTDGLRGHIFADETNSTIVIGLKGTTPAVFDGDGTTTNDKINDNLFFSCCCAQQGQWTWHKVCDCATGTYSCNNTCVTQELREENRYYAAARELFSNVTELYPDAVVWLTGHSLGGAVTSLLGLTYGLPAVTFEAVPEALAASRLGLPVPPGSDPKAPQTREHTGTFHFGHTADPIYIGTCNGATASCSFAGYALETACHTGRECVWDVVADKGWRVGIGTHKIRAVISDVILKYDDVPECNSTPECRDCAPWKMYESNGTESTTTSRSSTSTRTRTRTSTCKTPGWWGCLDETTGTATATTSSSTSTSSTSTCETPGWFWCKDKTTTTVPLVTTISTTSVTTATSTTTCETPGRFWGCWDPAETTSGTAQPGTMTTMTPPRITATATNASTGAETSATLSASSDAPPCRHRSWTGACKDRTLAKGSRFSPDEI, from the coding sequence ATGACGGGCCCCGGTTTCGGCTGTGCCTCTGCAGGCAGAGTCACCGCTGCTCTCTTGTTATCCTtcctggccgcggcccctccctccgccgcctcggccgatCAGCATCGCATCGTCAAACAGGACATGTTCCTGCCTCCCTCTCCGGGTTTTGACCCGCGGCCCGAGCCTCCGCACCCGGCAGAACACACCTTTACTCTACGACACATCTACCACCATGGCACCGACCGCCACCCGCGACTACACCGCAagcgcgacgtcgtcggtcgcgACGACTCGTCACCCCGCGTCTTTTTGGCTGCCGAAGACGACTACCCCGAACATGATTTGACCCATCTCAAGGCCAAGAGCAAACCACATACGATAGAGCGCCTGGTGGACCGAAGACCTGTCGTGGTAGATGCCATGGTCGCACGAGCGCGGCTCGACGGTtacgccgccgtcctcgatgccTCTGCCTGGACCATGGACGAGGTCCCGGCGCCCGACGTCACCGACAAGGACACGGTCTTGAGCCTAGCGTACATGACAGCCAACGCCTAtgttgaggacgaggatggcgcagACTGGGAGGAGGTCGGCGAGCCGTTCAATCGTAGCGCCGATTTCGGGTGGCAGACCGACGGCCTTCGCGGTCACATCTTCGCCGATGAGACCAACTCaaccatcgtcatcggcctcaAGGGCACGACCCCCGCCGTGttcgacggcgatggcacAACCACCAACGACAAGATCAACGATAACCTCTTCTTCAGTTGTTGCTGCGCCCAGCAGGGTCAGTGGACGTGGCACAAGGTCTGCGACTGTGCCACGGGCACGTACTCGTGCAACAACACATGTGTCACgcaggagctgcgcgaggagaaCCGGTActatgccgccgcccgagagcTCTTTTCCAACGTCACCGAGCTGTATCCGGATGCCGTTGTGTGGTTGACGGGCCACTCGTTGGGCGGCGCAGTCACGTCGCTTCTCGGCCTTACATACGGTTTGCCGGCCGTCACGTTCGAGGCCGTACCCGAGGCCCTTGCCGCATCTCGCCTCGGTCTTCCCGTTCCTCCCGGTTCCGACCCGAAGGCGCCGCAGACACGCGAGCACACGGGGACGTTTCACTTCGGCCATACCGCGGATCCCATCTACATCGGTACATGTAACGGCGCCACTGCTTCTTGCTCATTCGCCGGCTACGCCCTAGAGACAGCCTGTCACACTGGCCGTGAGTGTGTCTGGGACGTGGTGGCGGACAAAGGCTGGCGAGTTGGTATTGGCACTCACAAGATCCGTGCCGTCATCTCAGACGTGATTCTGAAGTACGACGATGTTCCCGAATGCAACTCGACCCCGGAATGCCGAGACTGTGCCCCGTGGAAGATGTACGAGAGCAATGGAACGGAGAGCACAACGACGAGCCGGTCAAGCACGTCAACGCGGACACGCACCCGAACTTCGACTTGCAAGACACCAGGCTGGTGGGGGTGCCTTGACGAAACTACAGGCACAGCTACTgcgacgacatcctcgtccacgtccacgtcATCTACTTCGACATGCGAGACGCCAGGCTGGTTCTGGTGCAAGGACAAGACGACCACTACAGTCCCTCTTGTCACAACGATATCGACCACGAGTGTCACGACTGCCACATCCACAACCACATGCGAAACACCAGGCAGATTCTGGGGCTGTTGGGATCCAGCGGAAACGACATCGGGGACTGCGCAGCCAggcacgatgacgaccatgacgccgcccCGAATCACTGCGACCGCGACAAATGCAAGCACCGGGGCGGAAACCTCGGCAACGCTCAGCGCATCCAGCGACGCGCCCCCATGTCGGCACCGCAGCTGGACAGGTGCTTGCAAGGACCGTACCCTGGCCAAGGGGAGCAGGTTCTCCCCAGACGAGATATAG